The nucleotide sequence TAGAGCTTTTGTGCTATCAAGATATGGTGTAGTTTCTAAACCTAGAATCGGCGGAATCGTTGGTCTTGTTCCTCCCACAATAAAGACTTTTTCTGCCTCAATTTGTTCCTTACCAACTTGCATTCGTTTAGGAGCAATGAACTTACCCCTGACTTTATAAAGGACAGGATTACCACTTTTTCTTACTGCTTGTTCAATTCCACTTGAATCTGTATCTACAACTTCAGATACTCTTTTAATAATTGATGCAAAATCAATATTTTCTATATTGCTTTTGATTCCAAACTTCTCACTGTTTTTAATAGTTTCGGCCACATCCGCTGAATGAATAAGCATTTTAGACGGAATACATCCTCTATTTAAGCATGTTCCACCTAAGCTGCCCTCTTCGACCAATGCAACCGACATGCCGTTTTGAGCAGCATAGGAAGCTACTTCAAGACCGGCACCAGAACCGACCACTAAAACATCAAACTTCTTCATAGCTCTTATAAATTTTTATCACTTATGACTTCATTACATTTGACCGGTCATGCTGTGCTTCGGGTCACTTGTCATCTCGCTGTTATGCTTTTCTATTTCACTTGTTGAGCTTGCATTGAATCCACACTTAGAACACGTTATCGCATGTTCTTGCTGACTACCTTGATTACCATGCATTTGTTTTGCGTGTGAATCCATTTCTTCTTGAGAATTAAAATGCGCTCCACACACAGGGCATGTCATTTGATTGCTATCCATATTATTCCACCTCCTTTCTTAAGTTAAATAATTTTTGCTTACTATTCCATTGTAAACCAATTTTTAATTTATATTATTTATCTTCCCTTTTTAGGTTCATTTCTTCTTGTGCCTTTTCTTTTTTTGTATGATTTGGATCCGTACAATGCTGATCTGTACATTTTTCTATCATGCCAACAGTTTTTCCCATTGAACACCTCATGCAGTTACAATGTTTTCCATGTCTCATCATTTCAGATCACCTCCCTGAGCAAGTTTTATGAGCTCATCTTTCTTTAGCTCACGATCACTGAATGCAATAACTCTTCGCGTTTCAGAATTGATAAACGTTGGAGTGTAGATATAGCCTGTCTCATATCCTTGTATTTCATTATTTTTATCAATCTCTTTTATATAATCATGCATGAGTGTGAAGCCTTCTTGCTCTTCAATATTTTGCTTTTCGAATATATACCCTTCTTTTTCAAGTTCCTCAACAACAGGTTTTACTGCTTCACAATGTTCACAATTAGTCTTTCAAAGTTCGATAAGTTTTTTCATAATAATATTATATGAAGTTGTATATAAATATTCCGTCAACTGGGCGACATACTGATGATAATAAGAAAAAATTATTATTGTCGGCTCGACGATAGTATTTAATGAATTAAATAAGTATACTCTTTTAATAGTATGTTATTTAATTCAATTAAGCTACAATGACGCCAGTAAAATCGTATGATTATGTTGTAATTGGAGCAGGCTCCGGTGGTCTGACAGTTGCGGTCGGATTGGCAAAACTTAGTAAGAATGTCTTTGTTGTCTCCGAAGATATTGGAGGAGATTGTACTCATACAGGCTGTATTCCAAGCAAACGTTTTCTTCATTTGGCTCATACATATCATTCATCCAAAAATAGTACTTCTGAAATATCTAAAGAAAATATATTTATTAAAATTAGGAATACAATTCATGAGATTGAGCATGAAGATATAAACATTTTACATAGCAATAATATCCCTTATGTTCTTGGAACAGCATGTTTTATATCAGACCACAAATTAGAATTAACACAGACATTTGGGAAAAAACAAATAATTAGATTTAAGCACGCAATTATTTCAACCGGCAGTTCCCCTAATATTATTCCCATTGCCGGAATTCCATCAGAGCGGATTCTAACGAATGAGTCCGTGTTTGATTTAGAACGAATTCCAAAAACATTGACTATAATTGGAGGAGGTCCAATCGGCGTAGAAATGGCAACGGCATTTGCAAAAATGGATACAAAAGTCCGAATGATAGTACGTTCTGCACTTCTCTCTAACCAGCCGCGAAGGACTACAGACATCGTTACATTATCTTTACAGGAATTAGCTGTCGATATCTACGAAGATATAAAAAGTTTTTTATATAACAACCATTCACAATCATTTGATCTATTTAATAAGCAAAACGAAAAAATAGTATCTATTCCAGGAAGTGAATATTACCTTGTTGCGCTTGGAAGAAACCCTAATGTTAAGACTCTGAAACTTGAACATGCAGGTATAGTGTACGACTCGGATGGAATAAGAACGAATAATAATTTGCAAACGTCAAAACATCATATTTTTGCAATCGGTGATGTAACTCCTGAAGCAAAATTTACTCATCTTGCTAATAATCATGGGAGATTCGTTGTATCTAAAATACTCCTTCCCTGGGTGCAAAGAAAGCGGGCGATACTTCCGGCGGTTACCTTTAGTGATCCACCAATCGCAAGTGTAGGTCTGAATCAGGAAGAAACATTCATTAAAGGATTCGAGATAGATTTTTCCACATCAGATAGAGCAAAAATCGAGGAACAATCAAAGTTATTCGGAATAATTTTTATCCATATGTTGACCGGAAGAATTGTTGGTGCAAGTATTGTCGGCAATTTTTCAGAACATATTATTAATTTCTTCACATTGGCAATACAAAAGAAGGTATCTATATTTGGTTTATCAAATTTCATGACACCATATCCAACATATTTTAATAGCTTTAACAATTTGTATGTGCATTTTCTCAACGAGTTTAAAAATTCACTAAAACATAATATATATACGTTCTTAAAATTTCATAGTATGCGTATAATCGCAATCATATTGTGGGTCATTATTGCAGTATTTTTATTACAATACTTACAATCATTGGACTACAATCTTACACTCCTTGCACGAAATCTAGCGCAATTATTTACATCGAAAGCGGGAGCCATATACTTTATTCTTATATATAGTTTGCGGGCTACGATATCATTTTCAGCAACCGTTTTAACACTCCTGGCAGGCTCGCTTTACGGATTTTGGAAAGGATTATTTCTAACTGTCATTGCAAGCAATCTATCGAGTACAGTCGCGTATTTTTTAGGTAAAACAATTTTCTCTAGTGAATCCAAAGATAGAGCAAAAGAATCCCATATACATGGCTCCATTCGGAAAAATGCATTTGAAGGGATACTTATTTTTCGGTTGGCAGGGTTCCCATACGATTTATTGAGTTATATTTCCGGAGCACTGAGAATTCCTTTCTGGAAATTCATAGCCGCAACAGCAATAGGATCTTTGCCCGGATCAGTCGCAATTGTAAGTATTGGAGCAAGTGTTAAAAATATAGAAAATTTCGAAAATATTAGGATAGATCCCAGATTTCTTGGATTAGGAATTCTTCTTGCCGCAGTTTCTATAGGAATAAGTTTGTATATAAAATCAAAAAAAAGAAATTAATTTTTTGTTTTACGAAAGATAATAAAATCTTTATTGGCATCTATGGCTTTCTGCAACTCTTCATTTGATGGTTCTACGAGGACTATGCCGTTTGGGAAAAGTATAGTAGGTATGGATTGCATCCCATTGTTGATGTTAAGCACTTCATTCACTGCGTCCGGGCTATTCTCCAAATTAATATATTCATAATCTATTCCTTTATCATCGAGATATTGTTTTGATCTTCGGCAATCTTGACACCATGTTGCTCCATACAGTTTTATTTTCATAAAATGAATTATAGATTATTCGCATGCTAAAATATGTCCGTGGCACGACAAAACAAGCTGGAATCTATTACAATAAACGTATGACTGATCGTATAAGCAAATATTTCTCACTATACATTTTTATTATCACTATATTCTTTACAAGAATAGCATTGTTCTTTTTTTGGGATATGTCATTCATGTTTTCCCAAAAGCAAGACCTTTGGCATCATATGTATCTTGGAATCTTATTTGTATTCGTATCACTCTTTTTTCATGGAAAAGTCTCAACATATTTGAGACCAATTGGATTAGGTTTATTTGCAGATGAATTTATTCATTTTTTTCATCTTATAGGCATTATCAACGAAGTTGATTACTGGTCGAGGCAAGCAATAACTGCAACAACAATCAGTGTGTTACTAATATCTTTTTTTCTAATTAAAATAAAGGAAAGGCCGTTGTAACGATCTATTTCACGTACGATTCTGTATTAGGATGGAATGCAGCCCAGGCAAACCAGAAGAGGCGGATGGGTATAATTTCTTCTCCAGTTTCTATATTTGTAACTTTAATTTGACCATAATTTCTGGAGAACCCTGTATCTCTGGAAAGCACTTCTGTCTCAGGATACTCAGTCTTCCATTGACTCCATTCGACAGTAGTAATCGGAACTTTCACTAGTGTTTCGTTGCGTCTGGCGGCTGGGCCGACAATTGCTTCTCCGGTAATTTGTTGTCAGAGATTACCTTCATAGCGGTCATATATCACCAGATCGCTATTGTGAAGCTTGCCAGAAACGCCAAACTCCGTTATTACCTCGTCTACTGTTCGTTCAAAAGCCAAAGCTGAGCCGCAAAGCGGGCAGAAAGTAATAGTAATGGGTGTTTCATTTGCTTGGTCATTCACACCTGATAACGGTCTCTCCTGGATTAGCTTGTCCTGAACTTTGTCGAAGGGCTTTTGTCACCTGATTATTTCCCTTCAGTTTTTCTAGTTGTGAATCGACATTAACGCTGTTTTCAAAAGTGGTTGTAATTTGAGTCCAAGATTTCGGCAAATTGTTGAGTGTCCAGGCTTGCAGAGCTCGGTCTGCCCTGGTCCAATACACGGAGTCCAGACAATTCCCAAGCCCACTCCGGTAATAAACCCACCGCCAAACCCGCTGTTTTTGTTTTGAGATGGTTGAAAATGCCAGTACCGCTCAATCCAGCCCTGAGTTTTTTCCCAAATACTGGGGAATACCATACTCAGGCCAAAAAATACCAGCAGCCCAACCGCGAACAAGCGTACTGTATCAGCAGGAATTCCTAAAACCCGTACGAGGGTTGCCAGCAATAGAGAAGCAATCGTGAAACTGACCACGAGCAAAATTTTAATTCCTTCACCACCACTATTCCATTTTGAAATTTCATTGCCTTCATTGTCTACCTGGACAAAAGAATCTTGCATAGTAATGTTGTATTTTGCTTTTAGATCAGTCGCTGTATCGTAATCAGTTTTCAGAATGGTAACGTCA is from Candidatus Roizmanbacteria bacterium CG_4_9_14_0_2_um_filter_38_17 and encodes:
- a CDS encoding dihydrolipoamide dehydrogenase, translated to MKKFDVLVVGSGAGLEVASYAAQNGMSVALVEEGSLGGTCLNRGCIPSKMLIHSADVAETIKNSEKFGIKSNIENIDFASIIKRVSEVVDTDSSGIEQAVRKSGNPVLYKVRGKFIAPKRMQVGKEQIEAEKVFIVGGTRPTIPPILGLETTPYLDSTKALGLEKQPEHLIVIGGGYIAAELAHFYGALGTRVTILVRGNLMLSNE
- a CDS encoding NrdH-redoxin yields the protein MKIKLYGATWCQDCRRSKQYLDDKGIDYEYINLENSPDAVNEVLNINNGMQSIPTILFPNGIVLVEPSNEELQKAIDANKDFIIFRKTKN